Proteins encoded in a region of the Ciona intestinalis chromosome 6, KH, whole genome shotgun sequence genome:
- the LOC113474309 gene encoding neurogenic locus notch homolog protein 1-like yields MKCMATCFTLLLTQVAALPDSEAIVHYSGYEYIFFNKGPSYRLTFDEANQDCIARGGRLADIKSSGVQNMITNQLDYMELNEDGWSYWDRGYWIGGMCAGGKYNWYWEDGTSVVYTNWYVTMLRNCGTHEPSYYKNSSRIVVYGFDVHGTCNNVLGAWGSTEDGYDKKNWICVRDDPCYSNHCIYGACNGTTSGYECICYDGYIGTYCQIDLCQPNPCFNGTCSHATGGYKCSCFIGYSGTNCETDIDDCASTPCANGGTCTDGVASFTCACVNGYIGTNCKTGNLV; encoded by the exons ATGAAGTGTATGGCGACGTGCTTTACTTTGCTTCTCACCCAAGTTGCAGCCTTGCCTG ATTCAGAGGCAATAGTTCATTATAGTGGGTATGAATACATTTTCTTCAACAAAGGGCCAAGTTATCGATTAACATTTGATGAAGCAAACCAAGATTGTATTGCTAGAGGTGGCAGACTGGCAGATATCAAATCTTCCGGcgttcaaaacatgattacGAATCAACTTGATTATATGGAGTTAAATGAAGATGGTTGGAGCTATTGGGATCGCGGTTACTGGATTGGGGGAATGTGTGCAGGTGGTAAATATAATTGGTattgggaagatgggacaagcGTAGTTTACACGAACTGGTATGTTACTATGCTAAGAAACTGTGGTACACATGAACCAAGCTATTACAAAAATTCAAGTCGAATTGTAGTGTATGGGTTTGACGTGCATGGTACTTGCAACAATGTATTAGGTGCTTGGGGAAGCACTGAAGATGGTTATGATAAGAAGAACTGGATATGCGTAAGAG atGACCCATGTTATTCAAACCATTGTATTTATGGGGCatgtaatgggacaacttctGGATATGAATGTATATGTTATGATGGATATATAGGAACTTACTGCCAAATAg attTATGCCAGCCAAATCCATGTTTTAATGGGACATGTAGCCATGCAACTGGTGGATATAAATGCTCATGTTTTATTGGATATTCAGGAACTAATTGTGAGacag aCATAGACGACTGTGCCTCAACGCCTTGTGCTAATGGTGGGACCTGCACAGATGGGGTGGCTAGTTTCACTTGTGCATGTGTTAATGGGTATATAGGAACTAATTGTAAGACAGGTAACTTGGTTtaa